From Xiphophorus hellerii strain 12219 chromosome 6, Xiphophorus_hellerii-4.1, whole genome shotgun sequence, the proteins below share one genomic window:
- the LOC116720949 gene encoding tripartite motif-containing protein 16-like — MDQNQPDQETLSCSICLDLLKDPVTIPCGHSYCMNCINSFWDEGEQKKNYHCPQCRERFTPRPVLKKNTMLAALVEQLKKTGLQAAPADHCYAGPDDVACDFCTGRKLKAIKSCLVCLASYCEKHLQPHYDVAPLKKHKLVEPSKNLQENICSKHDEVMKMFCRKDKKCICYLCSVDEHKGHDTVSVAAERTERQRELEERRGNIQQRIQDREKDVKLLQQEVEAINHSADKTVEDSEKIFTELIRLLQKRSSDVKQQIRSQQETEVSRVKDVQEKLEQEITELKRKDAELEQLSHTEDHNQFLLNYPSLPALSESTHSSSINIRPLRHFEDVAAAVSELREKLQDVLRDSWTNISLMVTEVGVLLSEPESGPEPTTRAGFLKYSCKITLDPNTTHTKLVLSEGNRKVTWVDQHQSYSSHPDRFTNYWQVLSKESLTGHCYWEVEWRGNIRVSVAYKNISRSGGGNECIFGRNDKSWALHCNSSIFGHDDIWTSISGPVSSRVGVYLDHRAGILSFYSVSESMTLIHRVQTRFTEPLHAGVLVGKESSAKFCKPK, encoded by the coding sequence ATGGACCAGAATCAGCCGGACCAAGAAACTCTCTCCTGTTCGATCTGCctggatctactgaaggatccgGTGACGATTCCCTGCggacacagctactgtatgaactgtattaaCAGCTTCTGGGATGAAGGTGAGCAGAAGAAGAACTATCACTGTCCTCAATGCAGAGAGAGATTCACACCGAGgcctgttttaaagaaaaacaccatgctagcagctttagtggagcagctgaagaagactggactccaagctgctcctgctgatcactgctatgctggacctgacgatgtggcctgtgatttctgtactggaagaaaactgaaagccatcAAGTCCTGTTTAGTCTGTCTGGCCTCTTACTGTgagaaacaccttcagcctCATTATGATGTGGCTCctttaaagaaacacaagctggtggagccgtccaagaacctccaggagaacatctgctctaagcatgatgaggtgatgaagatgttcTGCCGCAAGGATAAGAAATGTATCTGTTATCTCTGCTCtgtggatgaacataaaggtCATGACACAGTGTCAGTtgcagcagaaaggactgagaggcagagagagctggaggagagacgaggaaacatccagcagagaatccaggacagagagaaagatgtgaagctgcttcaacaggaggtggaggccatcaatcactctgctgataaaacagtggaggacagtgagaagatcttcactgagctgatccgtctcctccagaaaagaagctctgatgtgaagcagcagatcagatcccagcaggaaactgaagtgagtcgagtcaaagatgttcaggagaagctggagcaggagatcactgagctgaagaggaaagacgctgagctggagcagctctcacacacagaggatcacaaccagtttctcctcaactacccctcactgccagcactcagtgagtctacacactcatccagcatcaacatccgtcctctgagacactttgaggacgtggcagcagctgtgtcagagctcagagagaaactacaggacgtcctgagagactcatggacaaacatctcactgatggtCACTGAGGTGGGTGTTctactgtcagaaccagaatcaggaCCAGAACCAACGACAAGGGCTGgattcttaaaatattcatgtaaaatcactctggatccaaacacaACTCACACAAAGCTGGTTCTATCAGAGGGGAACAGGAAGGTGACTTGGGTGGATCAACATCAGTCTTATTCAAgtcatccagacagattcacTAATTACTGGCAGGTTCTGAGTAAAGAGAGTTTAACTGGACattgttactgggaggtggagtggagaGGGAACATACGCGTATCAGTCGCATACAAGAATATCAGCAGATCAGGAGGTGGGAATGAATGTATATTTGGACGCAATGACAAATCTTGGGCTTTACATTGTAACAGTTCCATATTTGGTCACGACGACATCTGGACCTCcatctcaggtccagtttcctccagagtgggagtgtacctggatcacagagcaggtattctgtccttctacagcgtctctgaaTCCATGACTCtgatccacagagtccagaccagattcactgAGCCGCTACATGCTGGAGTTTTAGTTGGTAAAGAAAGTTCTGCAAAGTTCTGTAAACCCAAATAG